A single window of Psychrobacter raelei DNA harbors:
- the rpsP gene encoding 30S ribosomal protein S16 produces MVVIRLARGGAKKRPFYQVVVADQRRSRDGRYIENLGFYNPLAKGQEVELRLDMDAYNAWIEKGAQPSDRVKALAKGYKPTTEEATA; encoded by the coding sequence ATGGTTGTTATTCGTTTAGCACGGGGCGGTGCCAAAAAACGCCCATTCTATCAAGTTGTTGTAGCTGATCAACGTCGTTCACGCGATGGCCGTTACATCGAAAACTTAGGTTTTTACAACCCACTAGCGAAAGGTCAAGAAGTTGAACTTCGTCTAGACATGGACGCTTACAATGCTTGGATCGAAAAAGGCGCACAGCCTTCAGATCGCGTTAAAGCATTGGCTAAAGGTTATAAGCCAACAACTGAAGAAGCAACTGCTTAA
- the rimM gene encoding ribosome maturation factor RimM (Essential for efficient processing of 16S rRNA) → MTKPNADSLMKIGQLKKPYGIKGWLWVFSETEEREAIFSYSPWWMKTATGFKPLTVTQWRRQGTGIVAQFEQVPDRNVAETMNGVSIWIDKDSLPGTEEDEYYWSDLVGLSVINKQDECLGTVKELFETGAHPIMKVVPSQDSIDDEPRMIPWHKQTVDVVDLAAGRMVVDWERDF, encoded by the coding sequence ATGACCAAACCAAACGCTGACAGTCTTATGAAAATAGGACAACTAAAAAAACCATACGGCATTAAAGGCTGGTTATGGGTTTTTAGTGAAACTGAGGAACGAGAAGCTATTTTTAGTTATTCGCCTTGGTGGATGAAAACGGCTACAGGCTTTAAACCCCTGACCGTGACTCAGTGGCGCCGACAAGGCACAGGTATTGTGGCTCAATTTGAGCAAGTCCCTGATCGCAATGTCGCCGAAACGATGAACGGGGTTAGTATTTGGATTGATAAAGACAGCTTACCTGGCACTGAAGAGGACGAGTACTACTGGTCTGATTTGGTGGGCTTAAGTGTCATTAATAAGCAAGATGAGTGCCTAGGCACAGTCAAAGAGCTGTTCGAAACTGGCGCACACCCGATTATGAAGGTAGTGCCGAGTCAAGACAGTATCGATGATGAGCCGCGCATGATTCCTTGGCACAAACAAACTGTCGATGTGGTTGATTTGGCTGCCGGACGGATGGTTGTAGATTGGGAACGTGATTTTTAA